The Purpureocillium takamizusanense chromosome 11, complete sequence region TTTTTACGGCCAGTTCCAGTGGCAACAATGGTGGTCGTGGAGAGAAGGGGTTGTGTCAACGTGCGTTCTTGAGCTTATGGAAGGGTTGAACACGGCCAAGTCAAagcagcgcgcccgcctACGGGACCCGGTCTCAAGGCAGATAGATGCCAATACGGGCTTTTCCGGGGCCGCGAGGCAAGACCACGCGAGCCACCATTGTGCCCGAGCGCCACGAAGCCCGAAGCCCCTCCAGTACCTGGACGGGACGGCTTCCGGTTGAGCGCCTGGCTTTGCGAGTGAAAGCTCTGACTCGAGCGCACATGCGTACACACGAAACCTGCAACGACTCCGCTCACCCATTCGCGAGCATGAGTCCGGGTGCCGGCCAGCCGCGGGTTGAGTGCCTGACTGTGGTCCGAGTGGcccgggaggggggccgAAGCCCGAAGTCCCTGTGTCGCACATGGTCGTCGCTGGAGGCCAGACATTGATGGCCAGCTTGGCgaggcgcgaggcgagggctCTCGTCCTACACTGTGCTGTAAGCTCGTGTCGAGCGTCTTGCACTCGCGACTGACGACACTATGCTCTATGGCGGGCCTGGTATATGAGACAAGGGTATTTGGCCATACAGAGCACGTCAAACACGGAACCGCAAGATATCAACACAACGTGTCAGTAGTGGTTGTCCCGTGTCGTTGTTACAGTGTCGCAGCATGGGCCCATGCGGACACTGGATCTGAGTTCGAAGCCTAGGAGCTTACGCTTGAGGCATACCCGCGGATTAGATATGGGAGAGGCAGTCTTTCTCTTTTGTGTCGGGCCAGTGTTATATGCCAGAGGCGGTGGGAAGCGGGACGGCCAGACGGTGGCAGCCTAACCCCCTTACTATCCTAGCGCGTTTAACTCTGGCGGCTCCCTTGGCGGTAGGTAGAGACCATGGCAGACCATGTTTCAACTTGTGATGTCCAGTGAAGTGGTGGTGTTCAGTGTGGTCTGGGGCGCACCAGCTCACTGTGAGGATGAAAGGGGTAAACGAGGAGTCCATCGCTCTGCGGATGCAGGACTGAACAAGTGTGAAGAGagcgctcgtcgtctgcgaTCGAGGTACGCATTCCCGTCGTACCGACAGATACCTGGTCGATTCGGAGTTACCTGGCGTTCGCCAGTCTGGCTGCGATCCCTCCTCGACTCTCAGACGGCAAGGGCGACCACACCGCCGAGGTAGAGCCACGCTCGCTGCTCCCAAAAAAGGGGGCGAGGCTCCCCGGTCGATTTTCTTCATGTGAGCCCAAAGACGAGCTCCTTTCTGAGTTCTGTTCTGGTACCTGTGCCGCGCGGggggccggcctcgacgtcggccccCTCTTGCACCAACaaagcgtcgtcgtcgtcacgccctcgccctttATCTCTCGTTGGGCGTGCTTGGCGGACCCGTGGGCAGAGGTCGGTCGATTCAtgtcgccgcgcgcgcgcagccttGGGCTCCGGCAGCCGGGGGCAGCAGGGAGACGAGGGAGAGCCGCGTCATGGAGGATGTGGTTGCGTTGTGGAAAGGTTATATAGGGTATTTGAGCGTAGAGTGTTGACTTTGGTGAGAATCGCGAAGGGAAAGCCGGTACGCGGCGGTGATTTAACGAGGTCGTATCGGGGCCTGGCTGGGtaggaaggggggggggggggggtctgaAGCGTGTCGAGATACCCCGATGGCCTCCTGATCCACTGACATATAGGACAACAGGGCCTGGGCCTTTTCCCATCTCACTACATACATTTCCATCTATTCGTAGCCGCGGAATGGTCCGGACATATGGAGAAGCCCCTTGGCTACCCCGACTATGATGGCAAAGACGACGTGTAGTCAAAAGGCTCGCGATACACCATCAGGTGACATACGTGGACTGCAGCGGTACTGTTTGAGTCTTGTTACAAGGAACGCGATTGGGTGGCATGGCATACCCTGCAACCCGTCGTCTGCACTGCATATCTACAGAAAAACCATACACACGCATTCTCCCTCTTGTCTCTCACACACATCCACAGACCCAGCCCGGCGGGCTCGGCCTACGCCCCCCCTTTTGTTAATGAACCAAGTGTTGCGTTGTTATTCTCCGATCGGAgtgatgggggagggggacaaAAAGCTGACACAAATACACCAGGATTTGCCGAAACCATGACACGGGCAGAAACACGCAACGAGCGGCCTCATGCTTGCCTTTGTTCCTCCGCGACTACAACTCTCTTGCGCCTATCGAGCACGAGTCTCCGCGCCTACAGCTTGGACGCCGGGCTGGGGGAGCCAGGGGCAGTAATTTCGTCGTACAGGAGGCTGTCGAAGGGGGGGAGGTGCACGTGTCAGTATAACGGGCGTGATCTTGCCGTGAGGGGAAACGGGACTACTCACGTCGTCAAAAAGTCGGCGTAGTCCTCGCCGGTGACCTGGCCGGCAAAGTactgggcggcgaggtggtacttgttgcccttgccggccttggcggACAGGGCGTCGGCCGACTCCTTGAGGAGCTTGAGGGCGTAGGCCTTGTCGACGcgcttgccctcggcggtgtAGACGCCGTGCTTGACCCACTGCCAGAGCTGGCTGCGGGAGACCtctgcggtggcggcgtcctcCCTGTGTGGTTGATtagccgggggggggcggataCAGACTGGATGGATTTGAGAGCAAGAGAGAGACATGGGGGAGAAAGACGCACATGAGAAAGTTGATGGGGAcgcagccgacgccgcggatCCAGGCCTCCATGTAGCCGAGGCCAATGTTGAGGTTCTTGCGgatgccctcctcggtgaTGCTGCCGGGGACGTTCATGTTGAGCAGGTCGTTTTGGCCAATCTTGAcgtcctcgcggcggacAAAGTGCTGGTTGGGGGTGGGCATGTGCTTGTtgaagacgtcgagggcgatggaggcgagggcggggtGGGCGACCCAggtgccgtcgtggccggcgcggaccTCGCGGAGCTTGTCGGCGCGGACGTTGTCCATGGCCTTGTCGTTGGCCTGcttgtcgtccttgatgGGGATCTGCGCGGCCATTCCGCCCATGGCGTGGACGCCGCGCTTGTGGCAGGTCTGGATGAGCAGCTTGACGTAGGCGTCCATGAAGGGGACCGTCATGGTGACGCAGGAGCGGTCGGGCAGGACAAAGTTGGGGTTGTTGCGGAACTTCTTGATGGTGCTGAAGATGTAGTCCCAGCGGCCGCAGTTGAGGCCCGACGAGtggtcgcgcagctcgtAGATGATCTCGTCCATctcaaaggcggcgaggatggtcTCGATGAGGACGGTGCCGCGGATGGTGCCGCGCGGCATGCCGATGTAGTCCTGGGCGAGGTTGAAGGCCTCGTTCCACAGGCGGGCCTCGAGGTGGCTCTCCATCTTGGGCAGGTAAAAGTAGGGGCCgaagccgcggcgctgcgtcTCGAAGGCGTTGTGGAAGAAGTAGAGGCCAAAGTCGAAGAGGCTGCCCGAGAtgggctcgccgtcgacgatgaggtgCTTCTCCTCGAGGTGCCAGCCGCGGGGGCGGACGATGAGCGTCGGCAGGCGCTGGTCGGTGCGCAGCTTGTACTCCTTTTGGCCCTGCTTGAAGTCGACCTGGCGGCGGTTGGCGTCGTAGAGGTTGACCTGGCCGTTGATCATGTTCTCCCAGGTGGGGGCGGAGGAGtcttggggcggcggggggttAGCAGGTGTGATCAACGTGTGTGGAGGGGGAGTGCGGGGGGCATGATTGGTTTGGTGAGTTGTTGTGGTGGTGAATGTAGACTGggtgtgtgcgtgcatgTGTGTGGTGAAGTGCGGTGagtgtggtggtgaggcaTCATCACATCATCACCCTCGAGACagtgagcgagtgagtgagagtCTCATCTTGATGACAGCCACGACAACAACGCTCATCGGGCTTTTTCCACACGCACACTCCCCACTCGCAAACCACCAAAGGGGTTAAAACAAAAAATAGAAAACGGCTCACCCTCAAAGTCGGCCATGTAGGTAAAGACATCCGAGTTGAGCGCGTTGACCACCATCTTGCGGTCGGTCGGGCCCGTGATCTCGACGCGGCGGTCGACCAGGCCcggggcggggacggcgccCCTCCAGGTGGGGTTCTCGCGGACATGGCGCGTCTCGGGGAGGAAGTCGGGGAGGACGCCgcggtcgagctcggcctggcGCAGCTTGCGGCGCTCGAGCAGGTTCTTGCGGGTGGCGTTGAAGGAGCGGtgcagcagggcgaggaaggcgagggccTGCGGGGTCAGGATCTTGcggtgcgcctcgtcgaccttgccgagGACGGTGACGCCCTGGAGGATGGAGTCTGTGGTGGCCATTctggcgggggaggagatGAAGCTGGTGATGGGTGGCGATGGTGGGTTGGCGTTTGTCTGGTGCGCGATGCCGAGGTTGTGGGCCGGCACGAGTACACGATTTCGGGGACCCTCAAAACCAACTGGCGGAAAAAATTGttggagatggaggagaggGATGTAAGAGTGAAAAGACGAAGCTCGGACGAAAAAGGAGCCTCGTTCGAGCCCTGATGGTTTGTGGTGTGTCGTGGAGCGCTTCTGCTTTCACGTGTCAGTTGGCATATCCGAGCCGGGCAGCTGCTGAGCCGTGTATATACAAGGTGACGGCTGCAGAGACGTACCGGCTTCTATTCCCGAGAGCGACAATCGGGCACGGATGGTATCACGGGAACGGATGATTTGAGGAAGAGGGTATTTAAAGGATGGGAATGGCGACGatcgaggatgatgatggtgatgaggaagaggaggagtCCAACGTGAACTTTCTCGGGACGAGCGAGGGGGAGAAGCCCGGCATAGATAAACGGGCGCCACTACGTCAGAAGCGTCACTGCCAGTGCGCCAGCTGCgggctccagcagcaccaccagcacca contains the following coding sequences:
- the ACU9 gene encoding Malate synthase (COG:H~EggNog:ENOG503NX6Q), with amino-acid sequence MATTDSILQGVTVLGKVDEAHRKILTPQALAFLALLHRSFNATRKNLLERRKLRQAELDRGVLPDFLPETRHVRENPTWRGAVPAPGLVDRRVEITGPTDRKMVVNALNSDVFTYMADFEDSSAPTWENMINGQVNLYDANRRQVDFKQGQKEYKLRTDQRLPTLIVRPRGWHLEEKHLIVDGEPISGSLFDFGLYFFHNAFETQRRGFGPYFYLPKMESHLEARLWNEAFNLAQDYIGMPRGTIRGTVLIETILAAFEMDEIIYELRDHSSGLNCGRWDYIFSTIKKFRNNPNFVLPDRSCVTMTVPFMDAYVKLLIQTCHKRGVHAMGGMAAQIPIKDDKQANDKAMDNVRADKLREVRAGHDGTWVAHPALASIALDVFNKHMPTPNQHFVRREDVKIGQNDLLNMNVPGSITEEGIRKNLNIGLGYMEAWIRGVGCVPINFLMEDAATAEVSRSQLWQWVKHGVYTAEGKRVDKAYALKLLKESADALSAKAGKGNKYHLAAQYFAGQVTGEDYADFLTTLLYDEITAPGSPSPASKL